In Vibrio hippocampi, the following are encoded in one genomic region:
- a CDS encoding class I SAM-dependent DNA methyltransferase, whose amino-acid sequence MSNQWDECAATWEGNSATADFARACFRHLQQTTKLSGKIVLDFGCGTGLLSQHMASKVKQVVALDSSEAMIEELEKKGLDNVEPVVDSLTRGLIAQHPAFRPQFDIVVASSVCGFVPNLQETVNLIYTLLDEYGVFVHWDWLAQEGDETGLTLEQSQLTLEKAGFSEVVVTTPFSIKTEFGEQAVLMGVARK is encoded by the coding sequence ATGTCAAATCAATGGGATGAATGTGCGGCAACATGGGAAGGCAACAGCGCTACTGCGGATTTTGCTCGCGCCTGTTTTCGTCATTTACAGCAAACCACCAAACTTTCCGGAAAAATCGTTCTTGATTTTGGTTGTGGCACCGGATTATTGAGCCAACATATGGCGTCAAAAGTAAAACAAGTCGTGGCATTAGACAGTAGCGAAGCCATGATTGAAGAGTTGGAGAAAAAAGGTCTCGACAATGTTGAACCTGTTGTAGACAGTTTAACTCGCGGTCTTATTGCACAGCATCCGGCTTTTCGCCCTCAATTTGACATTGTTGTGGCATCGTCTGTGTGTGGCTTTGTTCCAAACCTACAAGAAACGGTCAATTTGATTTATACCTTATTGGATGAATATGGCGTATTTGTCCACTGGGATTGGTTGGCACAGGAAGGAGACGAAACTGGGCTCACCCTTGAGCAGTCTCAGCTGACTCTCGAAAAAGCAGGGTTTTCAGAGGTGGTCGTGACGACACCGTTTTCTATTAAAACCGAGTTTGGAGAGCAAGCGGTGCTCATGGGT